Proteins encoded within one genomic window of Halobacteroides halobius DSM 5150:
- a CDS encoding XTP/dITP diphosphatase: protein MKLFLATGNEHKIKEMKQMLSNTKIKVLCKDDFAKLPEVIEDKETFKGNALKKARKLCDYLQLPTIADDSGLVVDVLDGQPGVYSARFAGQDASDKENNDKLLKLLEGVKEEKRLAHFTCAMAFVTPEGREEIVIGKSAGKIALAPHGKAGFGYDPLFIPQGYDKSFAQLGSKIKNKISHRANALVKMKQILLEYR, encoded by the coding sequence ATGAAATTATTCTTAGCTACAGGAAACGAACATAAAATTAAAGAAATGAAGCAAATGTTATCTAATACTAAAATAAAAGTGTTGTGTAAAGATGATTTTGCTAAGTTGCCTGAAGTTATAGAAGATAAAGAAACTTTTAAGGGCAATGCTTTAAAGAAAGCAAGAAAGTTATGTGACTATCTACAATTACCTACTATAGCAGATGATTCAGGATTAGTAGTAGATGTTTTAGATGGTCAGCCAGGTGTATATTCAGCTCGTTTTGCTGGTCAAGATGCTAGTGATAAGGAGAATAATGATAAATTACTTAAGTTATTAGAAGGTGTTAAAGAAGAGAAGAGATTGGCCCATTTTACTTGTGCTATGGCTTTTGTGACTCCGGAGGGAAGAGAAGAAATAGTTATTGGTAAGTCTGCGGGTAAAATTGCTTTAGCACCACATGGTAAAGCAGGATTTGGTTACGACCCGTTATTTATACCACAAGGATATGACAAAAGTTTTGCTCAGCTAGGTAGTAAAATTAAAAATAAAATTAGTCACCGGGCTAATGCATTAGTAAAGATGAAACAAATTTTATTAGAATATAGGTGA